The stretch of DNA CTGCTTAACTCACCTGGATCCCGGAATACTCGGTAGAAGGCAGCTTGACGATAAAGGACACTCCCTGCCTCTCCCGGTTGAATACGTCTATCTCCCCGTGATGCCGGCTCAGAATCTTGTGAACAATCGAGAGCCCCAGGCCGGCCCCGGTATCCTTGGTGGTGAAGAAGGGGTTGAAGATATTGGGCAGGACTTCGGACGGGATCCCTGGACCGGTATCAGCCACCTCGCAGGCCACTGAAGTCAGCTCGTAAAGCCGGGTCAGGTAGGTTCTTACGGTTAGGGTCCCACCATGCTCCATGGCCTGGCAAGCATTCAAGAACAGGTTGAAAAAAACGTGCTTGATCTGCCGCCTGTCCATGTATACTTGCGGAAGATTGGCATGAAAGTTCCTGTGGACCTCTATCTTTGCTTCAATCATATCTCGCTTCAGGAGATAGAGGGCTTCGTCAGCCACCTCATTTAAGTCGTTCCAGGTATAATGGACCTGACTGTCACGCGCAAAATCCAGTACATCGTGGAGGATCTTTTCCAGGCGGGCGACCTCATCAATGATCACCTTAATGTAAGGTTTGACGGGTGAATCTTCGTCAATAACCTTGAGGATGCGCCGTGTGAATCCCCCGATCGAGACCAGGGGATTACGAATCTCGTGCGCCATGCCCGCAGCCATCTCCCCTAAGGCGCCTAACTTTTCGACCTCCAGGAGCCGCTCGCGGGCCTGGCTTAGTTCCCGATTAACATTTTCGATGTATTCATAGAGCCTCGAATTTTCAATGGCCAGACCGGCCTGATTCGCCAGCATGGACAGGTTTTGCATGTCTTCTGATGTAATTGGTTCCTGACTGAAGGCCCGGTCTACAGCAAAGACCCCCACCACCTTGGCTTTGGCGAACATGGGCATTAAAGCGAAAGGCTGGCGGCCGAAACCGAACACCTTTGATATCTCCCATTTCTGGTCCACTTCCGTCACGATAGAGGCTTTTTTATTCAGAACGGTTTGAACCAGAATCCCGTCATCTTCATTCAGAGACAACTTGAGGTTGAGAAAATCTTCAAACTGGCTGGCCTCTTCAGGGGATAGAGGGTGCTTATGGCTCAAGACCGTGTCCAGATTTTCAAATTCCTCTTCCTTTTCTTTGACGGTTGCATGGGATATGGCCGCCCCGTTGAGATACTTTTCCTCTTCGTCTACAAGGAACAGCAGGGCGCGATCAAACCCGAGTCCCTGCTCGTGGGTCAGGGCGTTGGCGATGATATTCAGGAGTTCGTCCGTCTTGACCGTTATCATCATAGCGCCGCTAATGTCATAAAGAGAGCTCAGGCTGCGGACCAGGGCTTCATTGTGCTGACCGAGAGCATCAACGGTCTGGAAGGTCAGCGCGTTTTCCAGGGAACTGGAGATCATGGTTCCCATGGTGGTCATGAGTTCAAGGTCTTCCCGGTTGAATTCCTGTCGCTGGCCCGGGGCCGAAGCGGTTTTGTTGTAAAGGCACAAGGTGCCTTTATACTGGCCTTTGAAGCTTAAAGGCAGACAGAGGACGGACTTCTTTCCGCCTTCCTTTCTCATACCCTCACAATAGGGGTCCTTTGAGGCCGGGCCAAAGTAAGGTTCTTTTCGAGACACACACATACGAACCGCCTCTTCGATGGAGCCATTATCTTTATTCAACATGTGCCGGAACCGGCATCCGGTAGGGATGTTTCCGTATTCTGCAGCCACGCGCAACACGCCGGTACTTTCTTCTAGAACATTGAGGGCGCATCCTTCGGCCATGAGCACATTGGCGCTGATGGTGACCACATTATTTAATATCTCATCCAGTTCAATGGTCGCGCTGACCGCCTTGCCAACCTCATACAGGACCGATAACTCGGCAATACGTTTCTTGGCTTCGATATAAAGCCGTGAGTTACGGATGGTTCCGGCCATCTCTCGCGAGATGGTTTCAAGTAAAGCAAGCTGTCGCGGAAAATAGTGGCGCGGCTCAAAGTTGAGCAGGGCCAGGACCCCGTATAAATACTGGTCGTCCATGATCGGAAAGGTGACCAGGGTCTTATACTTCTGGAAAAAGGCCTGCAGCGGCCACTCCGAATTCCCGCGCTGCTCCGGCCCCAATAAAATTGATTTACGCATGAAGGCCGTTCGGCCGATAAAATTGTCTTTCAGATCAAAACGAAGCAGGTCCAGCTTCATCTGATCATTACTATCCGTGTTGCGCAGGACCAGGGCCATGCCTTCGCGGTCCAGCGTAAAAAGGCAGGCCCTGTCGGCAGTGAATTCCCTGACGATTAGCTTGAGAAGGTTGTTCAGGCGGCGCTCGATATCCACCGTCGAATTGGAGATACGGATCACTTTATCGAGCACTGAATAACTATCTGTTCTAGCCGGCATTAATTACCTCTGATCTTTGCCTGTGCCCGTTGGTACAGCTTCTCATATTCCGCCGCTACCTTGGTCCAGGAGTAATCGTAACTCATGCCTCGAAGCATTAATTTTTCCCAGGCCTGCCTGTCTCTGAACATGTGTACCGCTCTGGCCATAGCCTGGAGCAAGTCCTTTAGGGTGTAGTCTGAGAATTTAAAGCCGTTCCCATTGTCTGGGTCCTGGTAGCAGTCAATGATTGTATCATCCAGCCCACCGGTAGAACGGACCACAGGAACTGTGCCATACTTCAGGCTATAAAGCTGCTCCAGCCCGCACGGCTCGTAGCGCGAAGGCATGAGGAAAATGTCCGCCCCGGCCATGATCTTATGAGCCAGTGATTTTTCATGCATGAGTATGATGGCCACTCGATCCGGATAAGCCGCGGCCATATCCTTGAGTAAAACATGATATTTATCTTCCCCGGTGCCAAGGATGACCAGCTTCAGGCCGAGGGCGATAAAACGATCCATGGCCGCAATGATGAGATCAAGACCCTTACGTTCAACCAGTCGAGAGATAACCCCCACTATCGGGTCCTCGTCCACCACGAGACCAAACGCCTGGGCCAGGTCTTCCCGGCATTGAGCCTTTGGGGTTAGATTTTGAGGAGAGAAGTTAGCCGCAAGATTTTGATCCACCGCTGGATCCCAGACCTGGTAATCCACCCCATTGAGCACGGCAAAGGTGTCGTGTTGCCTGGCCTTAAGAATTTCCTCCAGGCCAAAGCCATATTCCGGAGTCAAGACCTCCCGGGCGTATTTATGGCTGACAGTACTGATCAGATCAGCAAAGATCAAACCGGCTTTGGCCAGGTTGAACTTGCCTTCAAACTCAATGTACTCCGGCGTAAAGAACTCCCAGCCCAGACCGGTGATCGGGAAATCATAATGCATGAAGACGCCTTGGGAGCCTAGATTGTGAAAAGTGAATAAAGTAGCAGTGTTGGCCAGATTTTTCAAATTCTGATACAGGGTCTTGACATAAACCGGGATCAGACCTGTCTGCCATTCATGGCAATGAATAACTTCCGGTTTAAGCCCGGAGAGACGAATAAATTCCAGCACCGCCCGGGAGAAAAAGATGTACCGCTCGGCATTATCCTCATAATCTCCAAACTCATTTCCATACAGCCCATCTCGGTCATAGAATTCGTCGCAGCCCACAAAGAAGACATCAATATCGCCTTCCATCTTTGTAGAGAAGAACTCCGCGGTCTTCTCCTGCCTCGAAAGCGGTATGATAACCTCTTCTGAGATGCGGGTTAAAGGATATCCGGCCGCTGTGGTATAACGGTGCTTGGGCGTGATGATTCGAAGGCGGTGGTTCCTTTCAGCCAGGGCCCGGGCAAGATAATGTGAAATATCCCCGAGGCCGCCGGCCCGGGCAAAGGGAATGATTTCCGGCGTAACTAAAAGGATATCCATGACTTGCTCCGGGTAACCCCTCTGCCTCCCTCGGCTGTCACCAGCACAAAACCCTGTCGTTTTCGAAGATAAGAACAATCAGTTGATCGTAGTCTACTGGTTTTTGGTATAGATAGAACTTCGTGACCTCGTTCTGTCCATGCCAGGCGTCAGCCAGGGTCTTAATCTTTTCGTCCGGTTCTGTTTTAAAAATATGCAATATTTTCATCAATTATGCCATTAAAAAGTGATTAACACATCGTATTTTCGAATCTCCGGGGCCATATCCTTGAGCGACATGAAATTAATAAACCTGAACCGGTTCACATTGTCTTGGACATTGGAGAAGACCTTGCCTTCCAGATCA from Deltaproteobacteria bacterium encodes:
- a CDS encoding GAF domain-containing protein gives rise to the protein MPARTDSYSVLDKVIRISNSTVDIERRLNNLLKLIVREFTADRACLFTLDREGMALVLRNTDSNDQMKLDLLRFDLKDNFIGRTAFMRKSILLGPEQRGNSEWPLQAFFQKYKTLVTFPIMDDQYLYGVLALLNFEPRHYFPRQLALLETISREMAGTIRNSRLYIEAKKRIAELSVLYEVGKAVSATIELDEILNNVVTISANVLMAEGCALNVLEESTGVLRVAAEYGNIPTGCRFRHMLNKDNGSIEEAVRMCVSRKEPYFGPASKDPYCEGMRKEGGKKSVLCLPLSFKGQYKGTLCLYNKTASAPGQRQEFNREDLELMTTMGTMISSSLENALTFQTVDALGQHNEALVRSLSSLYDISGAMMITVKTDELLNIIANALTHEQGLGFDRALLFLVDEEEKYLNGAAISHATVKEKEEEFENLDTVLSHKHPLSPEEASQFEDFLNLKLSLNEDDGILVQTVLNKKASIVTEVDQKWEISKVFGFGRQPFALMPMFAKAKVVGVFAVDRAFSQEPITSEDMQNLSMLANQAGLAIENSRLYEYIENVNRELSQARERLLEVEKLGALGEMAAGMAHEIRNPLVSIGGFTRRILKVIDEDSPVKPYIKVIIDEVARLEKILHDVLDFARDSQVHYTWNDLNEVADEALYLLKRDMIEAKIEVHRNFHANLPQVYMDRRQIKHVFFNLFLNACQAMEHGGTLTVRTYLTRLYELTSVACEVADTGPGIPSEVLPNIFNPFFTTKDTGAGLGLSIVHKILSRHHGEIDVFNRERQGVSFIVKLPSTEYSGIQVS
- a CDS encoding glycogen synthase; amino-acid sequence: MDILLVTPEIIPFARAGGLGDISHYLARALAERNHRLRIITPKHRYTTAAGYPLTRISEEVIIPLSRQEKTAEFFSTKMEGDIDVFFVGCDEFYDRDGLYGNEFGDYEDNAERYIFFSRAVLEFIRLSGLKPEVIHCHEWQTGLIPVYVKTLYQNLKNLANTATLFTFHNLGSQGVFMHYDFPITGLGWEFFTPEYIEFEGKFNLAKAGLIFADLISTVSHKYAREVLTPEYGFGLEEILKARQHDTFAVLNGVDYQVWDPAVDQNLAANFSPQNLTPKAQCREDLAQAFGLVVDEDPIVGVISRLVERKGLDLIIAAMDRFIALGLKLVILGTGEDKYHVLLKDMAAAYPDRVAIILMHEKSLAHKIMAGADIFLMPSRYEPCGLEQLYSLKYGTVPVVRSTGGLDDTIIDCYQDPDNGNGFKFSDYTLKDLLQAMARAVHMFRDRQAWEKLMLRGMSYDYSWTKVAAEYEKLYQRAQAKIRGN